GTACAATCAGCCAGAGCTCTACTTATACTAGGGAGCTGTTTTTCCTATGCTGGAGAGCCAGTAGTGGAGCAATGTCTGTTAAAAGAAGCAGGCTATGACGAAAACGCTGGGGATTCATATCTTGGCAAAAATTTCATCCTTAACAGTTTTACAAACCTGGTAAATTCCCCTTCTCATGACCTTTTTTTCATGTTGAACTTTAACCAAAACTCGAATTCACCTAGTCCTTCAACTAAGTTTCAGAATGAAGAGGAGGAGGCAACAAGAAATTGGCAAAGGAAAACAGCAATAGTGTTGCTTAACAGTGGAAACAAGAGGCTGTTATCTGGTCTTGTAGATTCAATAGCCAATGGAATTCCATGTTTAGGAAGAGCAAGCCTAGTTACAGTCACCTGGATGAGCAATTTTTTCTGTTTCATTGAGGACAAAGGAGTTCAGTCTTTAGTATATTCGGAGCTGATCCCCGAGCTGATAAAGTTATTGAAGTACAATAATGCTATAGAGGAAAGAGTTCTTGCTTCACTTTCATTACTCAAACTGGCAAACAATTCAGGTATGGGATTTTGCAAGCTATACTTTAGCTTAGCCTTGATAAAATTGTATGCTCTACCATTAGAGAAAAGTTAACTTGTTACTTTCATAATACCTAATTAAACtttatcacaaaaaaaatagcaCATTTTGAACTTTCTTCAGAGTTTtggtctattattttttttcagattaTTTGGCAAAATTGTCTCCATTGGATAAAGAGCTCATAAATGATTTGCATAAGCTCTCAGAAGTAACATGGACAGCAAAGGAGCTTGTTTCAATTATTTCAAGCAGCTCAAGGCATCATCAGCAGCTTAATGTACCTtaacaatttgttttttttgtttagtaCCTTTAGTCATTCTACCTTGTACATGTCCATGAAGGCACAGGATGTCTATATATTAGCCCTTCTTGGAGATAATTTTAGTTATAAGTGAGGCTATTTCTCAACCGCGATACGTCTTCTTCTTATTCATTCTTGAGTAATCCATAAATAACTTCAGTCGATTTCAAAGCAAGTATTGCCAAAGACTATGGACATAGATAATGCCTCTAATTCTTCAATATACAAAAGCAGCAATTACCATGTCTCTTATAACACTTGATGCAAAACTGAAAACAACATTGTAAAGTGAGGTTTTCAAGATTATATGGGGAGAAAACATTGAACTCTGTTCCTTGAGAGTATTTAGCACAGTTCAGTTTGTTTTTcttgttcaaaattttaataaaaagcaTAGATCAGTAAGAATCGAATCCATGAAACTAAAAGTATTAAGTATATTGAACTGAATTCCGATACAAACGTATGATTGAAGGCTCAGTCAATCAAATATCAGTTTGATCTACTTTACATCCTTACAGAGAAATATCCTTCTATTTTGGCAAAAGTGGGATGAGCTGCTACTATGCTGTAAATTTTCTGCATAATACTTATGTATCCTTTGAATTATTTTCCAAATTGTTAGAAATCTCATTTAATAGTTAAATACGCATGAGTACCATAAGAACCAAAGAGTCCTCTTGCGTGTATAGCCTTTGTAATCTCCATTTTAGAAATTGAAGATACTATTGTAAAAGGTtcccaaaaggaaaaaaacatgcAGAGACAGAATGCAAACCACATTGAATATAGCTAGAGACAACAAGTAGCTCAAACACAAGTACATTAAACGAAATTCAACTTTTTGTCTGACAATACATACTAGAAAGCATCACACAATTTAAGTAGACATACTGGGCAGTAAATAAAACATGATCAAACGTCAAACCATTATGACAGAGAAAATAAAAGACGGCTAGCAATAAAAGAAGCATGAAATCCCATTAGATTCACGCACAAACTCCTTTGCTACGTCCGATAGAAAGGAGGCTAAAATGCATTCGGAAATGGGCATCTCCAACATATAGACAACCATCTCCTCCCCAGTGTGGGAATGGTGAAGGAGATCAAAGAGCTAACCGGTCTGTCATCAAACGAAAAACATTGTGTTCTGCAAATCACGGTGCAaatcataaaatccttgtgcaAATGAGTCAATTGGAGAAGATGATGACGACGAAGCTTCAGAGGATGAAGTTGTAGACCTAGAAGAGTTCATCTCCTTAAGCACCTCTTGGAACATCCGTCCCCTGTAAGCAACAAGGTCTGCATAGTAAACTGGTGGAACAAGTGAAACAGGTTTAGTGCACCGTGCAAAAGTGAAGCACATGTTGTATATAAGACGTTGTAAATCGACAGATTTGAAGCCATTCTCATCATATAGAACATGATAGTGAGTTGCCTTGCTAGTACCCAACTGTCCATAGTGGCTGCAAAGATAGAAGTCAAAACCAGATGGATGAACAATTTGTGTATCCACAACAGTACCCGGAGACACATTTCCATCGAAAGGAAATAGTCGTGTATGGTGTCTCTTCTGAGCCACAACAAGAGTGATTGCTGGTTGATACTTATTACTTTCGTATATAGCTTCTACCAAATCATTCAACTCTTCATTGAGTACCATATCAAACTGACTCTCGCTCACACCATCACGGAAAACAACAATTTTGTTTGGTTTAACCGAGTTGAGTTCCGCATAAGTACGAACTAGGTCTTTACACATTTTCCCGAACTCTACAATCTTTTCAGTCCTGTGTTCCTGTGGAGAAACTCTAGCGGCATATTTATTAGCAGCTGGCCAGTTGATGGTGGCAACAACAGCTGCTATGGATGGACATTTCATATTTCCTGCAGCAGGATGATTAACATCAGCTCCAATGAACATGACATTGTCATCACTTCCGAAATTAGGGAGTCTTTCCATAAGTTCCATATTGCTGCCCCCAAGTTTTGCATTAATCTTCATACAGAGGTTGGGAAGATATTGATTATGTAGCTTGTTGGCATTAGAAGACAAGCAACACTGGGTTACAATTCCAATTTTGGTCTCAGATACCCATTTAAGATACTTGTACCCATTATGCTTTGATGTCATAACACAAACTATCATTTGAAGTTTACCCTTTATTTTTTGGTCAGCTGCATCAACCACAACTTTGAGGAGATTTTCAACCTTGCTAACTGCAGAGAGCTCCTTCATGTCGGTAGAATGTACTACAGCAGGTTCGTCCATATTAATACTCAATTCTCTGCACCGATCTCtcaagttcaagacaaattTATCAACTTGTAGCTTCAACAAGTCCCTGCTTTCCTTAGAGCTAAAATCTATCAAAGCCCATCGTTGAAGCGCCTTGCCTTCCACCACAGATTTCCCAACAAGGTTCCACTGGCATGTCTTATCATTCAAATAAGGTGGAATTTGACCGCCTAGCTTCAAAACAGGGACAGGAAGAATACGACCCGAAATACAGGTCATGTGGTCATCAACACGAATCTTAAAATTACCGGGAATAGTCCTGCAATAATCAAGTGgaaaaatatatcatcaataagtTCATGATGACAGTGAATAAATTGACGATCTAAACTCAGTAATTTATGAGATGTCTAAGCAAGGAAAGAAACCAAAAAGAAGATTAGAAATGAAAAACATAGATAATCAGAGTATAGTTTGCAACATAAGTACTGTATCAATATCCACCTATACTTTATGAAATGTATATACTCTATAATGAAAGAAAACCAACCCATAGAAGATTAAAAAAGTTCAACCACATTTATTGTCAGAAAGAAGAAATTCAAGAGGAAGCATCAAAATCTCAGaagaaaacacaaaagaaatttaAGGAATTCACATACGTGCGCGGCCCATCTGTAGCCAGTACCGTCTCACATATTAACTTCCTTCTCTCTTCGGGTTTAGGCGAGGTTGTTTTCAAACGATCCTTAGGAAATCGTTGTCCCGCAACCAAGTCACAGAATTCCACCGGGACATAGTTTTGCTTATCACCTTTTCCAATATCTAGTGAAGGTAAATGCTTGTACTGAATTTTACGGGTATATTTTTCATTGAAGTAGTCTACAAGGTAAACCTCCTCTTCGGTATCTTGAAGGCAAAATTTAAGAGCACGAGTTTCTCCTGGAATTAGCTTCTTAATAACAAACTTCTGCTTGATAGGACGATGAGTTACTTTGACTTTCAAACCAGTCAATAAATCACTTGCAGCTGCTCTTCTATACTTGAAAATGTCTTCAATTTTTCCTCCATAATATTCCAGCAGAAAGCCTATCACTGAAATTTTTTCCGGGATTACCAAGAGTTCTGAGTAATCTAAGCACAACGCAAGACCTTCAGATGTTAGCTTTAGGCTCTGCTGAAAACCTTTACGTGCAACAACCCcgcaatttaaatttttgtaagCATTGTTAGAGTAGAAACAACGACCTACAGAAATCCTGCACCTTCTAGGATTTTCTTTCATAACCAAATCCATTCCTTGTAGTACATCACGAGGAATATTCTGGAGGTTTCGTTTCACATATCCGGTCACGTTGTCAAGTTGTAATTGAGCAACAAGCTTGAAGGTAAGCGTGTACTTGCATTCCTTAGCATCATCCCCAACAGAGCAGTTCACAGTTAAAGGCTTAGCAGGAAGATCAACAGCACTGAAAATGTTCTTATTACCGTCATATGCAGTTTTATCACAGGGAAATTCAGCAGGCTTATCCACCAACCACTTTTCTCTTATCTTACGGAGATCAAACATTTCTGTTACCGGCTTCCCAGGCTGATTCTCATCAACCTGTTGAACATCCACATCATAATGCAAAATGATAGTCCCCTCTTTAAATTTAACAGGAAAGTGATTAGCATGCAGGCTAATCGACTTGCAAGAATTGTTTCCACCATCAGGTCGTCCCATAGGTTCACGTTTTTTTGAATCCTTCAGATTGATTTTCCCCAGAAGAACTGAAGCATCTGCCCACAAAAATAGTACAGTGCATTTTAAGAATGTTGACATGCATAAAACTAGTGagctaataaaaaaaaaaaaaatacaggtCTGCTTCATAAGAAGAACTTGCAGATGAAAattactcatttattttaaaccaaaaacaaaacaaatatagaTCAATATATACAGAAACCTatgaatttttacttttaaccaaAACGCTAGTTCACTCTATATAAACCTCTGAAAATAACTTCAATTAATTCTTTGATAAAAAATTCCAGTTCAACGCTAAATAAAACAATACTTTACAGCTTCAGATATAGATATAACAGCTATCAATTATCATGAATATCAAAACTTCTAACTCATAGAAAATTACCTAGTTTTTGCATGTTATTACGTTGCAAGATGCTGTTAACTTACTTGCAGTagacaatataaagaaaatagacTATACTAAGAAAAGCATCATAACAAGGTATGAGTTAATGCCAGAAGATCGAAGAGGAGGACGATCCACACCTTCCTGCTGCTGGTTTCCACCACCATGTTGCTGCCCAACGCCGCCGCCTCTTCCCTGTTGCAGTTGTGGCCGTGCCCAAACAGTGCTTGTAACGCCTCTACCCTGTTGCTGTTGTGGCCGTGGTGAAGCAGTACCAACACCTCTTCTGAGTCTATCGGCCCAACTAATAACAGTAGCTTCCGGAGTCTGACTAACCGGCTGATTTTCCGGAGCCCCAGTCTCAGTAAACTGATGCTGACCCGATGGCCTCGGCTGGTTAGATGAAGATGAACTCATCTGAAACCCATCCCTTCCACTACGTCCACGGCCTTGTTCCTGTTCGTGCTGACCACGAGCACGGACTTGTTCCAGTTCGTAGTAAGCACGAGCACGGTCTTGTCTCGGTTCGTTGTAACCACGAGCACGGCCTTGTCTCGGTTCGTTGTAACCACGAACTCGACCACGATCACGACCACGGTTACCTCCACCACGTCCGTTGTAGCTTCCACGGTCCATTTGCTGCTAACTTGAGTATTTTTAGCTAAGAGAGAAAGAAAACTAGCAACTGTAAATTCTTCTAAAGTTTTTGTGTTGAGAATGATGAAGTTGAGCTAAAACAAATAGACTCAAGGCTGTATCCAGTAACAGTATATAGAGTAGACGCTAAATGACGAAAAAAGGACGATTTCGTGGATAAATTCATGCATGCAATTGACCTTTTAGTCCCTATAaggttttttttgttaaataaacGACAAAATAGTAGAACAAATTATTCGGTGTCTTATCTTCCAATCTTTTGGGGTTGAGGGTAGTTTTGGTATTTAATCAATTGGATGAAGTAGTGGGCAAGGAAAAACTGGTTATTGGTGAAGAAATACAACGACTACGTACTCGACTTGTCAGTGACACTGTTAAATGCTGCAACGCAAATATAATTACCCATTCCATTGTTAAATTCTAAAAATTCTcatcttgaatatttttttctgatttttcttttacttattaactttaaatttatctaattatatcatatatactCTATATTTTAATGATACTTCTACTtcgtatttttcttttttcgggTATGTTTATTATTCATGTGTGacattatataattttaaaaaataatacgacttatttaaatattgtatttattaacACGATACAATAtgatataatacaatatataacaagcattcaaacagagtattagattaaataaattaaatactttATTTGAATACATCGgataattttttgtgtttatttctaatttgtaaaatttgaattatacctattttaaatatttttattttaatcaaatgtTGGAAGTTGATTTGATgtctactcttttttttttattattattattattactacaaCCTTAGAGGGAAATTTGTCTTATAATGAAATTATGACATAAGAGAGTTTACTAAAATCATTTTATTGTATCAGATAATTGGTGTTTAATCAAATATGGTATAATACAAAATGGAATAAGGAAGCCTAAAAGGGATAATTGAACTTGGGATCCCTAAGTTATTGCTAAATTAAGATTTTAATCCTTTTTATCCTTTTGCTaagcaaattttatttttgcttcAATTATGATGTACTAATTCTTTCTAATTACTTCTCTTCAAAGTCTATTTCAAATAactacttttatatataatgtcaaaacttaaaaaatgatTACAATTAGTATTAAAGGAGATTATACCCATCTTAATTTGATGTGTACTTGATCTATTCATTTGTTGACTTTGTAATTTGCATTTCTTATGACACGTTTGggaaaaaatgataaagtaaaaaagacaaatatcaAAAACATGTATAATGAAAGATATAAAAGCTCTCAAATATGATTTACTTGCACTTAAATGTATTTAGAGTTTTAGACTAAATATAAAACCAAAGTTTTAAGTACTTGAAAcgaaattttttattatctgTCATCATCGCTAATAAataattcttaaaataaaagatttctccaaaataCTAAGAGTTCATATTCTGAATAGGAAGTTTTCTAGTGTCTTTTCATGTTAATTTAGGCCAGAATTTTATTCatattcctaatagcatatgtGCACTTCTCTTCCAGattaattatatt
The Solanum stenotomum isolate F172 chromosome 12, ASM1918654v1, whole genome shotgun sequence DNA segment above includes these coding regions:
- the LOC125848050 gene encoding protein argonaute 2-like — encoded protein: MDRGSYNGRGGGNRGRDRGRVRGYNEPRQGRARGYNEPRQDRARAYYELEQVRARGQHEQEQGRGRSGRDGFQMSSSSSNQPRPSGQHQFTETGAPENQPVSQTPEATVISWADRLRRGVGTASPRPQQQQDASVLLGKINLKDSKKREPMGRPDGGNNSCKSISLHANHFPVKFKEGTIILHYDVDVQQVDENQPGKPVTEMFDLRKIREKWLVDKPAEFPCDKTAYDGNKNIFSAVDLPAKPLTVNCSVGDDAKECKYTLTFKLVAQLQLDNVTGYVKRNLQNIPRDVLQGMDLVMKENPRRCRISVGRCFYSNNAYKNLNCGVVARKGFQQSLKLTSEGLALCLDYSELLVIPEKISVIGFLLEYYGGKIEDIFKYRRAAASDLLTGLKVKVTHRPIKQKFVIKKLIPGETRALKFCLQDTEEEVYLVDYFNEKYTRKIQYKHLPSLDIGKGDKQNYVPVEFCDLVAGQRFPKDRLKTTSPKPEERRKLICETVLATDGPRTTIPGNFKIRVDDHMTCISGRILPVPVLKLGGQIPPYLNDKTCQWNLVGKSVVEGKALQRWALIDFSSKESRDLLKLQVDKFVLNLRDRCRELSINMDEPAVVHSTDMKELSAVSKVENLLKVVVDAADQKIKGKLQMIVCVMTSKHNGYKYLKWVSETKIGIVTQCCLSSNANKLHNQYLPNLCMKINAKLGGSNMELMERLPNFGSDDNVMFIGADVNHPAAGNMKCPSIAAVVATINWPAANKYAARVSPQEHRTEKIVEFGKMCKDLVRTYAELNSVKPNKIVVFRDGVSESQFDMVLNEELNDLVEAIYESNKYQPAITLVVAQKRHHTRLFPFDGNVSPGTVVDTQIVHPSGFDFYLCSHYGQLGTSKATHYHVLYDENGFKSVDLQRLIYNMCFTFARCTKPVSLVPPVYYADLVAYRGRMFQEVLKEMNSSRSTTSSSEASSSSSSPIDSFAQGFYDLHRDLQNTMFFV